From Micromonospora echinospora, one genomic window encodes:
- a CDS encoding helix-turn-helix domain-containing protein, producing the protein MPLPTSPVIRRARLGAELRQLRRQAALTLDQVCERLGWASTSKLSRIELGQSRPDLADVFDLLDVYEVPVAQREALIVIARDAATNRSWWKALGEMGDRQRTYAELEAGAATIFEYQPAVVPGLLQTRAYARLRVTAGRLLDPGIDVEADTRARSARQDVLHRADAPRYTAVLDEAVLNGAGVPAPVWRDQVRHLVTTARRANVTIRVLPRGVPVAGSVMHPLTPFSCYAFPDPADPRTVVLEALTTDLRLTAEPDVRRYEQLAGWLLDAALSAADTIELLAGHVTEE; encoded by the coding sequence CTCCGTCGTCAGGCGGCCCTCACGCTCGACCAGGTCTGCGAACGGCTCGGCTGGGCCTCCACCTCCAAACTGTCCCGCATCGAGCTGGGGCAGAGCCGTCCCGACCTGGCCGACGTCTTCGACCTGCTCGACGTCTACGAGGTCCCGGTGGCGCAGCGGGAGGCGCTGATCGTCATCGCCCGGGACGCCGCGACCAACCGGAGCTGGTGGAAGGCCCTCGGCGAGATGGGGGACCGGCAACGCACCTACGCCGAGCTGGAAGCGGGCGCGGCCACCATCTTCGAGTACCAGCCCGCCGTGGTGCCGGGTCTGCTCCAGACCCGGGCGTACGCGCGGCTGCGGGTGACCGCCGGCCGGCTCCTCGATCCGGGGATCGACGTGGAGGCGGACACCCGGGCGCGGTCGGCCCGGCAGGACGTGCTGCACCGGGCGGACGCGCCCCGGTACACCGCTGTCCTCGACGAGGCCGTGCTCAACGGGGCTGGTGTCCCGGCCCCGGTGTGGCGGGACCAGGTGCGGCATCTGGTGACGACGGCACGACGGGCTAACGTGACGATCCGGGTCCTGCCCCGGGGGGTCCCGGTGGCCGGGAGCGTGATGCACCCGCTCACGCCGTTCTCCTGCTACGCGTTCCCGGACCCGGCCGATCCCCGCACGGTGGTGCTGGAGGCGCTCACCACCGACCTGCGGTTGACCGCCGAGCCGGACGTCCGCCGCTACGAGCAGCTCGCCGGCTGGCTGCTCGACGCGGCCCTCTCCGCTGCCGACACGATCGAGCTGCTCGCCGGGCACGTCACCGAGGAGTGA
- a CDS encoding SDR family oxidoreductase: MTDRVALVTGVSRGVGIGAAVARTLAAAGHRLLLTGLPRYDDAQPYGGDPQGVPALLSDLDGRARYVTADLLDPAAPADLVAEAVRRYGRLDAVVAVHAYSTRTPLGTLAADEIDRHLLVNVRATLLLAEAFAAAFTAGEGGRLLLFSSGQRLGPMPDELAYAASKAAVENLTTQLAPLLMPRGITVNCVNPGPTDTGYAPPEVHAAVARHFPGGRWGTPDDAARLVAFLCSPEARWITGQVIDSEGGFHRYA, encoded by the coding sequence ATGACTGATCGGGTGGCCCTGGTGACCGGGGTCAGCCGGGGCGTCGGCATCGGCGCGGCGGTCGCCCGGACCCTCGCGGCGGCCGGTCACCGGCTGCTGCTCACCGGCCTGCCCCGCTACGACGACGCCCAGCCGTACGGCGGCGACCCGCAGGGCGTACCGGCCCTCCTCAGCGACCTGGACGGGCGCGCCCGGTACGTCACCGCCGACCTGCTCGATCCGGCCGCGCCGGCCGATCTGGTGGCCGAGGCGGTCCGACGGTACGGCCGACTGGACGCGGTGGTGGCGGTGCACGCCTACTCCACCCGCACCCCGCTCGGCACCCTGGCGGCGGACGAGATCGACCGGCACCTGCTGGTCAACGTCCGGGCCACCCTGCTGTTGGCCGAGGCCTTCGCCGCCGCGTTCACCGCGGGCGAGGGCGGTCGGCTGCTGCTCTTCTCCAGCGGGCAGCGGCTCGGTCCGATGCCGGACGAGTTGGCGTACGCGGCGAGCAAGGCCGCGGTGGAGAACCTGACCACCCAGCTCGCACCGCTGCTGATGCCCCGGGGCATCACCGTCAACTGCGTGAACCCCGGCCCCACCGACACCGGCTACGCGCCACCCGAGGTGCACGCCGCCGTGGCCCGCCACTTCCCCGGCGGGCGCTGGGGCACCCCCGACGACGCGGCGCGGCTGGTGGCCTTCCTCTGCTCACCCGAGGCCCGCTGGATCACCGGTCAGGTCATCGACTCGGAGGGCGGCTTCCACCGGTACGCCTGA